A genomic stretch from Theobroma cacao cultivar B97-61/B2 chromosome 4, Criollo_cocoa_genome_V2, whole genome shotgun sequence includes:
- the LOC18602220 gene encoding probable receptor-like protein kinase At3g55450, with protein MGCFTVLKSKKKKSEQSVFVNRIAHKEHLPTTLPEPQVQTRSLQSAPPSFRTRVKPIQPNNKSTSNRTRALSAPSSLDAAEQDALASVEFEEQEELKSRVVLVKEQRSSTPQPLPLPSPHGTVLKTMGSFKTGNASGPLFASGPLPLPPSGTLRNFAYEEIAAACHHFSSDRYTSEGLSSVMYKASFGDDTSSSKKFEATVTRLHPSTQGLREFINEVNTLASLQHPNLCKLLGYHARDSSEQRMLVYERLFHGSLDRLLYGRSDGPPLDWNTRMKIALCSAQGLTFLHEEGPFQAMYNEFSTTNIQIDKDFSAKLSGYGCVGHIPETEEISTNSAAVANLSVETLERGWLTPKSNVWSFGIVLLELLTGRKNLDSRHPREERNLVKWSRPFLADDCRLSLIMDPQLKCRFPMKAARTVADIAQRCLQKDPSERPTMRTIVEHLKIIQDMKYSCRFPLQEPAAIAGKQMSRSPSLNGIITPAPRLSFSPSPPSGARLSVSPTRPPALPLTLPPRACSSTLSLEELERQESRRSSSATLRRASVEGF; from the exons ATGGGGTGTTTTACAGTTTTGAAaagtaagaagaaaaagtctgAGCAGTCAGTTTTTGTAAATCGCATTGCTCATAAGGAGCACTTGCCCACCACACTGCCTGAGCCCCAAGTTCAGACCCGATCACTGCAATCTGCACCCCCAAGTTTTAGAACCAGAGTAAAACCAATTCAACCTAATAACAAGTCAACCAGCAATAGGACACGTGCATTATCTGCTCCATCAAGTCTTGATGCTGCTGAGCAAGATGCGCTTGCGTCAGTTGAATTTGAAGAACAGGAAGAACTGAAGAGTCGTGTTGTGTTAGTGAAGGAACAAAGGTCATCAACTCCACAACCTCTTCCACTTCCATCTCCCCATGGTACTGTGCTGAAGACAATGGGAAGCTTTAAAACAGGGAATGCCAGTGGCCCTCTCTTTGCTTCTGGACCATTGCCCCTACCTCCTTCTGGAACACTAAGAAACTTTGCTTATGAAGAAATCGCAGCTGCTTGCCATCATTTCTCTTCTGATCGATACACATCTGAGGGTCTGTCTTCTGTTATGTATAAGGCTTCCTTCGGAGATGATACGTCAAGTTCAAAGAAGTTTGAAGCTACTGTTACTCGCCTTCACCCATCCACTCAG GGTTTAAGGGAGTTTATAAATGAAGTAAACACTCTAGCATCATTGCAACATCCAAACCTCTGTAAATTGCTTGGATACCATGCACGCGATAGTTCAGAACAAAGAATGTTGGTCTACGAGAGGCTGTTTCATGGAAGCTTAGATCGGCTTCTGTATGGGAGATCAGATGGACCACCACTTGATTGGAATACCCGGATGAAAATTGCTTTATGTTCTGCACAGGGTCTTACTTTCTTGCATGAGGAAGGGCCATTTCAG GCAATGTACAATGAATTTTCAACGACCAACATACAGATTGACAAGGATTTCAGTGCAAAGCTTTCAGGATATGGGTGTGTTGGTCATATTCCGGAGACAGAAGAGATCTCAACTAATTCTGCT GCTGTGGCAAATCTTTCAGTAGAGACTTTGGAGAGAGGATGGCTAACTCCAAAGAGCAATGTTTGGAGTTTTGGAATTGTCCTACTTGAATTACTCACAGGACGGAAGAATCTGGACAGCCGACATCCCAGGGAAGAGAGGAATCTGGTGAAGTGGAGCCGACCATTCCTAGCCGATGATTGTCGATTGTCACTCATCATGGATCCTCAGCTCAAATGTCGCTTTCCTATGAAAGCCGCCCGCACAGTGGCTGACATTGCACAACGATGTCTCCAGAAGGACCCATCAGAAAGGCCGACCATGAgaaccatagttgagcatctGAAAATTATCCAAGACATGAAATATTCCTGTCGGTTTCCTCTGCAAGAGCCAGCAGCAATTGCTGGAAAACAGATGTCAAGGTCACCTAGTCTTAATGGGATCATCACTCCTGCACCCAGGCTAAGTTTCTCACCATCCCCACCATCTGGAGCCCGGCTGTCTGTTTCTCCTACAAGACCACCTGCGTTGCCATTGACTCTTCCACCGCGTGCTTGTTCCTCTACCCTCTCATTAGAGGAACTTGAAAGGCAAGAAAGTCGGAGATCATCATCAGCAACCCTTAGAAGGGCTAGTGTGGAAGGATTTTGA